From the genome of Carassius auratus strain Wakin chromosome 26, ASM336829v1, whole genome shotgun sequence, one region includes:
- the zic2b gene encoding zinc finger protein ZIC 2b: protein MLLDAGHQISGLGVGTFTRHHSAVSETQDRDMSFMESAHMGAFKLNHPDLSPGQSAAFAPQATSYSAAALGAHAAVHAASYASSTFNSTREFLLRSRGFGDSTPGSGQHPIFSSAAGPLHHSHPEGQGHLLFPGIHEQHGSHHGSPNMLNGRLGLPGEVFGRTEQYHQVPNARADPYGQYGLNMSMNMGHHPGAFFRYMRQQCIKQELICKWIDPELGDPKKCCSKTYSTMHELVTHVSTEHIGGPEQCNHVCFWEDCPRESKPFKAKYKLVNHIRVHTGEKPFACPFPGCGKVFARSENLKIHKRTHTGEKPFQCEFDGCDRRFANSSDRKKHMHVHTSDKPYLCKLCDKSYTHPSSLRKHMKIHDDHGPVVDSSPAGSSGYESSTPSSLISPCSETHSTMSPDSGALNSSAHGSLASNFSEWYV, encoded by the exons ATGTTACTGGATGCCGGCCATCAAATCTCTGGTTTAGGGGTTGGCACGTTCACAAGGCATCACTCGGCTGTGAGCGAGACGCAGGACAGAGATATGAGTTTCATGGAATCGGCACACATGGGCGCGTTCAAACTGAACCACCCCGATTTGTCCCCGGGCCAGAGCGCAGCTTTCGCCCCCCAAGCAACCAGCTATTCCGCGGCCGCTCTGGGAGCGCATGCGGCGGTGCACGCTGCCTCGTACGCCAGTTCCACGTTTAACTCCACCAGGGAGTTTCTCTTGCGCAGCCGAGGCTTTGGGGATTCGACTCCGGGCAGCGGACAACACCCCATCTTCAGCTCCGCAGCAGGGCCTCTCCATCACTCTCACCCGGAAGGTCAGGGTCACCTACTTTTCCCTGGAATCCACGAGCAGCACGGGTCCCATCACGGCTCTCCAAACATGCTGAACGGGCGCCTTGGATTACCCGGTGAGGTTTTCGGGCGAACGGAGCAGTATCACCAAGTGCCCAATGCACGGGCCGATCCTTACGGTCAGTATGGCCTAAATATGAGTATGAACATGGGGCACCACCCCGGCGCATTCTTCCGCTACATGCGACAACAGTGCATCAAACAAGAGCTCATTTGTAAATGGATCGACCCGGAGCTTGGTGACCCAAAAAAATGCTGCAGCAAAACTTACAGCACCATGCACGAGCTGGTCACGCATGTGTCCACGGAGCATATCGGCGGCCCAGAACAGTGTAACCACGTCTGCTTTTGGGAGGACTGTCCACGGGAGAGCAAGCCATTCAAGGCAAAATACAAACTGGTGAATCATATCCGAGTGCACACGGGAGAGAAACCCTTCGCGTGCCCCTTCCCGGGATGTGGCAAGGTGTTCGCGCGCTCAGAGAATCTCAAAATACACAAACGGACACATACAG GAGAAAAACCGTTCCAGTGCGAATTCGACGGCTGTGACAGACGTTTCGCCAACAGCAGTGACCGGAAGAAGCACATGCACGTTCACACGTCTGACAAGCCATATCTGTGCAAACTGTGCGACAAGTCTTACACTCATCCCAGCTCTTTAAGGAAACATATGAAG ATTCACGATGATCATGGTCCAGTGGTCGACTCCTCTCCTGCTGGAAGCTCCGGGTACGAGTCCTCCACTCCCTCCAGTTTGATCTCTCCGTGTTCAGAAACGCACAGCACCATGTCTCCGGACTCTGGCGCGCTCAACAGCAGCGCTCATGGCAGCTTAGCGTCCAATTTTAGCGAGTGGTACGTTTAA